The following are encoded together in the Pan troglodytes isolate AG18354 chromosome 6, NHGRI_mPanTro3-v2.0_pri, whole genome shotgun sequence genome:
- the HSPB1 gene encoding heat shock protein beta-1, with the protein MTERRVPFSLLRGPSWDPFRDWYPHSRLFDQAFGLPRLPEEWSQWLGGSSWPGYVRPLPPAAIESPAVAAPAYSRALSRQLSSGVSEIRHTADRWRVSLDVNHFAPDELTVKTKDGVVEITGKHEERQDEHGYISRCFTRKYTLPPGVDPTQVSSSLSPEGTLTVEAPMPKLATQSNEITIPVTFESRAQLGGPEAAKSDETAAK; encoded by the exons ATGACCGAGCGCCGCGTCCCCTTCTCGCTCCTGCGGGGCCCCAGCTGGGACCCCTTCCGCGACTGGTACCCGCATAGCCGCCTCTTCGACCAGGCCTTCGGGCTGCCCCGGCTGCCGGAGGAGTGGTCGCAGTGGTTAGGCGGCAGCAGCTGGCCAGGCTACGTGCGCCCCCTGCCCCCCGCCGCCATCGAGAGCCCTGCAGTGGCCGCGCCCGCCTACAGCCGCGCGCTCAGCCGGCAACTCAGCAGCGGGGTCTCGGAGATCCGGCACACTGCGGACCGCTGGCGCGTGTCCCTGGATGTCAACCACTTCGCCCCGGACGAGCTGACGGTCAAGACCAAGGATGGCGTGGTGGAGATCACCG GCAAGCACGAGGAGCGGCAGGACGAGCATGGCTACATCTCCCGGTGCTTCACGCGGAAATACAC GCTGCCCCCCGGTGTGGACCCCACCCAAGTTTCCTCCTCCCTGTCCCCTGAGGGCACACTGACCGTGGAGGCCCCCATGCCCAAGCTAGCCACGCAGTCCAACGAGATCACCATCCCAGTCACCTTCGAGTCGCGGGCCCAGCTTGGGGGCCCAGAAGCTGCAAAATCCGATGAGACTGCCGCCAAGTAA